The Canis lupus familiaris isolate Mischka breed German Shepherd chromosome X, alternate assembly UU_Cfam_GSD_1.0, whole genome shotgun sequence genome has a segment encoding these proteins:
- the SLITRK4 gene encoding SLIT and NTRK-like protein 4 codes for MFLWLFLILSALISSTNADSDVSVEICNVCSCVSVENVLYVNCEKVSVYRPNQLKPPWSNFYHLNFQNNFLNILYPNTFLNFSHAVSLQLGNNKLQNIEGGAFLGLSALKQLHLNNNELKILRADTFLGIENLEYLQADYNLIKYIERGAFNKLHKLKVLILNDNLISFLPDNIFRFASLTHLDIRGNRIQKLPYIGVLEHIGRVVELQLEDNPWNCSCDLLPLKAWLENMPYNIYIGEAICETPSDLYGRLLKETNKQELCPMGTGSDFDVRVLPPSQLENGYTTPNGHTTQTSLHRLVTKPPKTTNPSKISGIVAGKSLSNRNLSQIVSYQTRVPPLTPCPAPCFCKTHPSDLGLSVNCQEKNIQSMSELVPKPLNAKKLHVNGNSIKDVDVSDFAEFEGLDLLHLGSNQITAIKGDVFHNLTNLRRLYLNGNQIERLYPEIFSGLHNLQYLYLEYNLIKEILAGTFDSMPNLQLLYLNNNLLKSLPVYIFAGAPLARLNLRNNKFMYLPVSGVLDQLQSLTQIDLEGNPWDCTCDLVALKLWLEKLNDGIVVKELRCETPVQFANIELKSLKNEILCPKLLNKPSAPFTSPAPAITFTTPLGPIRSPPGGPVPLSILILSILVVLILTVFVAFCLLVFVLRRNKKPTVKHEGLGNPECGSMQLQLRKHDHKTNKKDGLSTEAFIPQTIEQMTKSHTCGLKESETGFMFSDPPGQKVIMRNVADKEKDLLHVDSRKRLSTIDELDELFPSRDSNVFIQNFLENKKEYNSIGVSGFEIRYPEKQQDKKTKKSLIGGNHSKIVVEQRKSSEYFELKAKLQSSPDYLQVLEEQTALNKI; via the coding sequence ATGTTTCTTTGGCTCTTTCTGATTTTGTCAGCCCTGATTTCTTCGACAAACGCAGATTCTGACGTATCGGTGGAAATTTGCAATGTGTGCTCCTGCGTGTCAGTCGAGAATGTGCTCTATGTCAACTGTGAGAAGGTTTCAGTCTACAGGCCAAATCAGCTGAAACCACCTTGGTCTAATTTTTACCACCTCAatttccaaaacaattttttaaatatcctctaTCCGAATACATTCTTGAATTTTTCACACGCAGTATCCCTGCAGCTGGGAAATAATAAACTGCAGAACATTGAGGGAGGAGCCTTTCTTGGGCTCAGTGCATTAAAGCAGTTGCACTTGAACAACAATGAATTAAAGATTCTCCGAGCTGACACTTTCCTTGGCATAGAGAACTTGGAGTATCTCCAGGCTGACTACAATTTAATCAAGTATATTGAACGAGGAGCCTTCAATAAGCTCCACAAACTGAAAGTTCTCATTCTTAACGACAATCTGATTTCATTCCTTCCTGATAATATTTTCCGATTCGCATCTTTGACCCATCTGGATATACGAGGGAACAGAATCCAGAAGCTCCCCTATATCGGAGTTCTGGAACACATAGGCCGTGTAGTTGAATTGCAACTGGAAGATAACCCTTGGAACTGTAGCTGTGATTTGTTGCCTTTGAAAGCTTGGCTGGAGAATATGCCATATAACATTTACATAGGGGAGGCTATCTGTGAAACTCCCAGCGACTTATACGGGAGGCTTCTGAAAGAAACCAACAAGCAAGAATTATGCCCCATGGGTACGGGCAGTGACTTCGATGTTCGAGTCCTGCCTCCGTCTCAGCTGGAGAACGGCTACACCACTCCCAATGGTCACACCACCCAAACATCCTTACACAGATTAGTGACCAAACCACCGAAAACAACCAATCCTTCCAAGATCTCTGGAATCGTGGCAGGCAAGTCCCTTTCCAACCGCAACCTCAGTCAGATTGTCTCTTACCAGACAAGGGTGCCACCTCTGACACCTTGCCCGGCACCTTGCTTTTGCAAAACACATCCTTCGGATTTGGGACTGAGCGTCAACTgccaagagaaaaatatacagtCCATGTCTGAACTGGTCCCGAAACCTCTAAATGCCAAGAAGTTGCACGTCAATGGCAATAGCATCAAAGACGTGGACGTCTCAGACTTCGCTGAGTTTGAGGGACTGGATTTGCTCCATTTAGGCAGCAATCAGATTACAGCGATCAAGGGAGATGTATTCCACAATCTCACTAATTTACGCAGGCTGTATCTCAATGGCAATCAGATCGAAAGACTCTATCCTGAAATCTTCTCAGGCCTTCATAACCTGCAGTATCTGTATTTGGAATACAATTTGATTAAGGAGATCTTAGCCGGCACCTTCGACTCGATGCCGAATTTGCAGCTACTGTATTTAAACAACAATCTCCTAAAAAGCCTGCCCGTGTACATTTTTGCGGGAGCCCCCCTTGCTAGGCTGAACCTGAGAAACAACAAGTTCATGTACTTACCCGTCAGCGGGGTCCTCGATCAGCTGCAGTCGCTTACACAGATTGACTTGGAGGGCAACCCGTGGGACTGCACCTGTGACTTGGTGGCGTTAAAGCTGTGGCTGGAGAAGTTGAATGACGGGATTGTCGTGAAAGAACTGAGATGTGAGACAcctgttcagtttgccaacatcgAACTGAAGTCCCTCAAAAATGAGATCTTATGTCCCAAACTCTTGAACAAGCCATCTGCGCCATTCACGAGCCCTGCACCTGCCATCACATTCACCACCCCGCTGGGTCCCATTCGAAGTCCTCCCGGTGGCCCGGTGCCTCTGTCTATTTTAATCCTAAGTATCCTAGTGGTCCTCATTTTGACTGTGTTCGTTGctttttgtcttcttgtttttgtgCTGCGGCGGAACAAGAAGCCCACGGTGAAGCACGAGGGCCTGGGGAATCCCGAGTGTGGCTCCATGCAGCTGCAGCTGAGGAAGCATGACCACAAGACCAATAAAAAAGACGGACTGAGCACGGAAGCCTTCATCCCCCAAACCATAGAACAGATGACCAAGAGCCACACCTGTGGCCTGAAAGAGTCAGAGACCGGGTTCATGTTTTCAGATCCTCCGGGACAGAAAGTCATTATGAGAAACGTTGCCGACAAGGAGAAAGATTTATTGCACGTGGATAGTAGGAAGAGACTGAGCACAATTGATGAGCTGGATGAGTTATTCCCGAGCAGGGATTCCAATGTGTTCATTCAgaattttctggaaaacaaaaaggagTACAACAGCATCGGCGTCAGTGGCTTTGAGATCCGCTACCCAGAGAAACAACAAGACAAAAAAACCAAGAAGTCCCTGATAGGTGGCAACCACAGTAAAATCGTCGtggagcagaggaagagcagcgagtattttgaactgaaggcGAAACTCCAGAGTTCCCCTGACTACCTACAGGTCCTTGAGGAGCAGACAGCTTTGAACAAGATCTAG